The Oreochromis niloticus isolate F11D_XX linkage group LG4, O_niloticus_UMD_NMBU, whole genome shotgun sequence DNA segment CGTCACTCCTGTCCCTCAGAAACCTGCGACAGagtacaataaaacagaaatcaaaggaAGTTTTAACTGGATCTAGTGATCAGAAAACCCAAGAAACGCTCATTAAAAGAGTGACAATCAGAACACGTTTAAGAGTTTGAGCTACCGGCGAATTTGAAAGTAGTCTATAATCAGATGGACTATCGACAATCACCAAAATTGGCAGCTTTGCTTTCCTGATGCGGCAAATTTAATCGCTGTGGAGTCAGTGAGGAAACGCTGGAGCAGAGCAAACAGCTGGTAACCCGCAGTGCATGCTAACATCCTAACAACAACCATTTAAATACGTTTTAATTAATGTAACTGTTGCACTTAATATatctgcatgcacacacaaaccagTCACTGTTAGATTTCATTACAGTGACCGAGGTCAGTAAGTTGGATTATTAGCTGCTAGCCTGTAGGCTAATAGCAGGTGTATTTAGCTAATGTTGTCCCCTGAAACGTCAGCAGGCCATTAACAATTTACCTTTCTTAGACGTCGCACAGAGTCGTCATAAAGATATTCTTTAGTGTGCATAAAATCAAAATATCTTTTGTTGAATCGCCCTTTTTATTCGCAATTATCTCAACTTCTCGATCTAAAGACAGCTtctatttactttattttgtcACTTCCGGCAGGATGACGGAAGTTGTTGTTAAGACGTATTACCAAAGGAAGGACTGGATGATCATTTTCTAGTTTTGTCTTAGAGTCTATAATTCCATATTCCTCAGTGTAAATGATACAGattatttcttttaaacttCTCATCAGCTCATATGAAAACACTGTCATTGTATTTTCCAGATTTAATCAAAGTCCTTCCAGGATTCACTTGTTTCTAACTTAGACTACGCGTTTTACTGCCATCCTGTGGTTAGAGTGTCAACCTGCACCTGCATGAAATTTGtcaaatataatattattacaGACTGTTTTTGATGGGAAAAGGGATGTAGATTTGACTAATGATCTTGTTTGtagaaattttatttgtgaagcaTACAAATACAATTGTTGCAAAATAGACTTATTGCATGGGTATGGTACACTAGTATAGATTATTTTGTTCTAGAGTCATCTGCAGTATATTGAAGGCCCTTATTAATGTGCAAAATGAATTCCaatgaaaaatagaaaaagcaCATTAATTTGTTCATTTACTAATTTGCTGTTACAGGTGATTAAACAGAGTAGTGCTTGTACTGAATATAGTATTTGgcaaagatgatgatgatgttgaatGAGTCAGTGTTAAAAGAGAATCTTACTTAAACTCATGTCTTGCATCATAAATAAACTAGAATTCACAGTTACCCCATTTACCTTTTTTTCTCCCAGCACAGTAGACTGTACCTCTGTTGAAACTCCATCATCCAGGACTGTTCACCAGCAACCAGTATGAGTATGGTAAGCTTAGGTTTGTGTATGCCACTACATGTCAGCAAATTAACTACATTTTACCCTTTAATAAATTATTTGCAAAACTGAAAATGCAAAGTTATTTCATTCTCAAGACTTCTTCAGGTTATATTCTAACCATGTGTTCAGGAACTCGAACTGAAGAATGTGGATTTGAGAGCTGGAGATGAGCTGAAAATAAAAGGGGTAATTCTGCATGATGCAGAGAGGTAAGCTAACAaaactcatttattttttccatacAGTAACCATATAAATTGAATGAAAGCTACATATGCTGTTAATCCTGCAGTAGGAAAATCTAATCTAGCACAAAGTGGACTTTTacaaattatattatattttgtacTCCACTGTGTGATCTATGTGTTCAAAGCTCTGCAAGCCATTGATATTAAAATCAAGTTTGTACAACGTCTGATCAACAGATTCCAGATTGATCTCGGCTGTGATGCAGATGACCTGGCACTGCACTTCAATCCTCGGTTCCATGATGACACTGATGGTGCTGTGCTGGTGTGCAACTCAAAGATTGCTGGTTGCTGGGGCGATGAAAAACGGGAAATTCACAACCCCCTACAGAGGGGTGCTGATGTCAAGGTGAGGGAATGTGATCGAAGTAAATGATGATGTACTGAGTGTCTGAGTATTAAAAATATCACAAAGGTTTTTGATTGGATCAAATGGATATTTGATTTACccacataaaacacaaaaaacacactaaTACTCTTGCAGATATTAAGCTGGGCGATGCAAGTTGGGTTGCAATTGATTGTGTCTTGGAAAAAATGTTTACTTATGAATtaatttttcttctgtttcagaTTGTGTTGAAGCTGGCTGAAGACATGTTTGAGGTGGAACTTCCTGATGGACAGGAAGTCCAGTTTCCAAATCGTGTTGGTATGGGTACCATCAGCTACATCAGAGTCACGGGGGACTTCAAACTGAAATCCTTTAAGATCTGCTAAGAGATACAACTGTAGTAAACAGATGCTGTGTTTAACACTTTAGTTATAGATGAGGTTTGACTGTCTGAATGTTATTCTTACAATAACAGTCAGTTATTGACTGAAGAATCATTAAGAGATAAAGAGAAATTAATACATTTAAGTGATTTAAAATGTCCTGTTGTGCAAAAATGATATAAAATGTTTACAGTCAAATAATCATGTTTTGTCATCTTTAAGGTTTTGCAGCCTCTCACAAACACAGTATAAGTCGAGGCATGAAAGAGTAAAAGTATGATACAGAACAATAGAAGAAAATGCAAATATATTAGTTCTTTGCTAAATCCAATGACTGATTATTTATAGTTATGTAAACATGCAGATAAAACATGCAGAGAAAAATGGCTCCAAATGATACAAAATGCATGTGGGGCACGAGGGTTCCTGGTTAACACTTTTCTTTGTGGAGTTTGTATGTTACTTGTGCCTCCATAGGTTTCCAGTTTCCTTTGaaatgcatgttaggttaactggtgatttgGTGTACAGGACTGCACAGAGTCCAGtggaaactttctttttcacatgactttcATAGCTCTAGTCTGGTCTCTCAAACAGCTCAGAGTGCTTTAGACTCCCTTATTGTTTCAATAGAAATCAGGAGAGTAAGTAGCTGCTCAGTTGGCATATTAAGTGTTGAAGTTCATGAcagttcaattaaaaaaaaaaaaaagattaaaagtaTAGCGTGCTTGGAATGGTGGTCAGTGAAAGCTTCTTCTACATGGCAACACAGCTTAAGTTAGGAAAGTTTGATGTAAATAAACCACAAGACTTTTAGAACAATTTGAATTAGACAGAAAAGACCAAAGATTTTTGGCCGTAATGCACAACACAATTGGTGAAAACCAAACttgccacaggacctgggcaccttgcagtcttTGAGTCacattataattctgatcatttaacagtacatatccatatagttatatatatgtataaaaacatatCTCATACTTGTGAGACTTCAGAGGtgtaaacatcacagcagatgcctttgagtcaaagtaactgagaataaaactgaaaaatatgaaggagattttcctggcctggcttttaatagcagataaccttaaaaatattctgcagtggaacaaaaactgaagaaaaccatgacTCAACAAATGaccattacctgatgctgctgaagtgaagcacaGCGTCTTTTTGTAGAATCCttttacctgctctcatttgccgttttagctgggttttttttaaaattgtttgtgAGCTTACACCTGATATTTTGgcatttctggcaaaatacacttatatttaaaaatccatTGAGGATTTAATTAATTGATTTCACATTATTCAAACTAAGATTTGGATCAGAAAATcgatagttttttttaaaaattcactcCTATATATTAGGTAGAAAGTGAATTATTCATCCTCAAATTGAtgtgttagaagcaggaaaaatgtgTAATAGTAAGGATTTGAGTAAGTTTGACAAGGAACAAATTGTGATGGGTAGACGACTGAGTCACAGCATCTCTAAAAGTACAGCTCTTTTGGGGCGTCCCTGGTCTGCATTTGTCAGTATCTATCAAATGTTGTCCAAGAAAGAAACAGTGATGAATCAGTAACAGGGTCATGGGGACCCAAGTCTCATTGGCTGGCTTGTGTATTTCGAGATGAGCTACTTTAAAGCAGATTatcaaaaaaaaagttcatggTGGTTCTGACAGAAAGGTGTCAGAATACACATAACAGTTTGGTGCATATAGGGCTGCATGGCCACAGACCACTCAGGGTGCCCATGCTGACCCCTGTCCAACACAGCACCAGAACTGGACCACAGAAGAATGGAAGAGGGTGGCCTGGTCTCATCAATCAGGTTCTCGTTTACATCACCTGGAGGACCGGGTGAGTTTGCATTGCTTAACTGGGCAACACCTGGTACCAGGATGCACTATTGGAAGAAGGCAAGCTGGcggaggcagtgtgatgctttGGGAAATGTTCTGCCGGGAAGCTTTAGATCCTGCCATCCATGCGGACTTTACTTTGACATGTACTGCCTACCTAAGCACTGTTATGGACCATGAACATCCTTTCATGGAAACAGTACTCCCTGATGGCTTTGGCCTCTTTCATCACAATAATGTGCCCTGCCACAAAACAGAAATGGCTCAGGAATAGCATGAGGAGCACAGTTTGATCCTTGATCCATCCACAGAATGATCCAATTTGATCCATAGTTTGATCCAGAGGCAGGGTTAACTATGGTGTCTATTTTAAATGGTCCAATGAAATTTGGTTTGTTAGACTCAGTTTGTGAGAGAATATttttagagggaaaaaaaaccttttgaCCTGCAGCATAGACGGTCCAACAACGATCTGTCACCTGCTTATTCTGTTCTGCTGTTTGCAGCAAGGCTGTTTTCATGTACTTCCACAGATGCCAACAGCAATGAAGATGGAGTGGGATTGATCGAACAGGCAATTAAGGCTAAAAAAGATCAGCAGTTTACCCTAGATAGGCTTTGAATGAACACAACCTGGTGGAAGAGGAGGTTAGGGAATTATGGGCATATTTGACCCAGGTGACCTCCAGGTGGAACTGAAAATATTAACACTAATAAACAGTAAAATACTTGTGCTAAACTAAAAACGCTCATTCATTCTCAAGTCTTCTTCTCATTCTAATAATGTATTTCTCAGCAACTTGAGCTGAATAATGTGGATCTGAGAGCTTGAGCGGAGTAGAAAATAAAAGGGGTTATTTTGAAGGATGCAGAGAGATCCATTGTAAAGATTGTTCATTCCTTGCTCATATCCCTCAACCTCTGGATGCGTTTGGTTGACTTTTAAGTTTTTTAGTTTGTGTCATCTGGTTTATTTTTAACACTTTCAAGCAAAGCTAGAAGCTAGCATAACGTCAGGTTATATTTTTAAGCAGTTTAAagatatatatttaaatgaaaagactaaatgtcttttccttctttaaaaAAGGGAACATTCTTCATTTTAATGGGCTAATTCTGGCAAATTGTACACTTTAGCATCAACCATCCTCTGCAGAGCAACCCCTGAACCATGAAAAAACTCTCTTTAACTAAATATTGCTGTAGATGTTGTGTATCTTGTAACATGGGTATGGtgggtttttttagtttttgagtTGAGTTTTTTGAGTGGTTGTGGTGAAGTGCATGCCTGTTTTTACAAGATATTCACACAGGAATATctattctgaagaaggtctgttaatagacctctctgcattgaatcatacccgttattaatctctggctctcttccacagcatgttttttatcctgtcttccttctctcacctcaAACgatcgcagcagatggccccgcccctccctgagtctggttctgctggaagtttcttcctgttaaaagagtttttccttcccactgttgtcaaagtgcttgctcataggtggtcatatgattgctgttttttctgtatgtattattgtagggtctaccttacaatataaagcaccttgaggcaactgttgttgtgatttggcgctgtaacTACTAAGGTGTTTTTGTTATGTTAAAATTGGTTTCTTACTTTAAATAAGTTACCTTTTGTCTCCCAAGAAGAAAGATGGTAgctgtgtttaaacagtttcCTCCCATGTATTCAATTATCTGTAGGACTGTTTGGTAAGTTTAGTTTGtgcatatactgtatatatgatACTGTGCAAAACTCAAATGGTCtttgtaatttattttacttttggaAATGTTTTTTGGAAAGTGATTGGTTTATTAACTTCTGGACCCTCTCATTAATCAAGGAGGGTTGTAGGAAAAATGATTTTTGTTTGCCAAATGTCAGATGGGACGATGAGAgggtttaaaatgattttttgagCACTTTTTGAACTTGTTAAAGCAGATTAAATTaactttcatttaattttaagtTGTAAGAaattatttggttgatttttgtttatatttctcTACGAAATAAATGCCATATAATTTTTAACAATGAAGTCAGAATTGCGTTCTAAAACAAACCTCCCGCTGCCACCCATGGCCTTTTCTTGGActattttttgtgtttggaaCTTAAAAGGCCGTAACAGTCttgtttta contains these protein-coding regions:
- the LOC100695382 gene encoding galectin-2, with protein sequence MSMELELKNVDLRAGDELKIKGVILHDAERFQIDLGCDADDLALHFNPRFHDDTDGAVLVCNSKIAGCWGDEKREIHNPLQRGADVKIVLKLAEDMFEVELPDGQEVQFPNRVGMGTISYIRVTGDFKLKSFKIC